The nucleotide window CTATGACAGGGCCCTTGAGATACTCGCCGACCTCGGCAAAACTATAGAGTGGGGCGAGGACATAGACACCGAGGGTGAAAGACTCCTTGGAAAGTACATGATGGAAAACGAGGAGACACCGCTGTACTTCCTCTACCGCTACCCCAGTGAGGCGAAGCCCTTCTACATAATGAGATACGACGATAAGCCGGAAGTCTGCAGGGCCTTCGACCTCGAGTACAGGGGTGTTGAGATAACCTCCGGCGGTCAGAGGGAGCACCGCTACGACGTCCTCGTAGAACAGATAAAGGAGAAAGGCCTCAACCCGGAGAGCTTTGAGTTCTACCTCAAAGCCTTCCGCTATGGAATGCCGCCCCACGGTGGGTTCGGGCTCGGGGCTGAGCGCCTGATAAAGCAGATGCTCGACCTCGGTAACATCCGTGAGGTCATACTGTTCCCCAGGGACAGAAGAAGGCTTACACCGTAACGCCTTTATACCACCTTTTCCTTTTGGTGATTAGTTAATACTCTTTGGAGGCTGGAGGCATGAAAAAGGCCGTTGCTCTAATCCTGCTGGGACTGATGGTTTTCTCCCTAACACCTGTGGTGCATTTAGCGAAATCCGCCACCGTGCCCAAGAGCGCCAGCATAACCGGCGTTTCACTGGGTCTGAAAGACAAGGCGGTTCTCGGCCCGTTTGAGGTTCAGTTTGTCGACGTGAACCCCAACTGGAGCAAGATATACCTCCAGGTTGACGGCCCGCAGGGATCGCTCAGGTACGTCGTTAGCCAGGACGGATACCTCCTATACCCATCGAGTGCGAACGTTTACCTCAACGTGAGCCTTGTGTGGATTAGGTACGATACCAAATCTGTCCTGCTGGAGATAAAATCTCCCCTTCAGAAGATATTGTCCAACAGGAACATGGTGGTTGGAAACACCCTCACACTTCCCGAGGGATTCCCCCAGATAAAGATAAAGCTGACATCGGTCTCCGGTGATACCGCGTCTTTCAAGGTCACCATGCCGTACGGGGACACATACACCCTCACCGTGGACAAGGGCTCCGCGGGAACCGTTAGATACAAGCTGGACGGTACACACTCATACTCAAACTACCTTACGATAGAGGTCACCAACACCGTTAGCAACGGGGCCACGATCAACGTTTACATACCAAAGATAGCCTCCACCAGCTTCAAGATCGTTAAGGAGGGGCAGGATACGAATCCTCCCGAGCAGAACCCGCAGGAGACCGTACTCGTTTACAACGGGCTCATCTATGTCAACGAGAAACTCCCGGTCAAGGTCGAAAACACCACCTACTACGTTAAGCTCGTATCCGCAATTCCCGACGTGGCAAAGGTGGAGATCCTTAGGGGCAGCCAGAGTCTTGGGACAATGCTCCTTGAAGTTGGGGACGTCCCGAAGGACGTTCCAAAGACACCTCTCAGGCTGTCCGTCCAGGGAGTCGAACCAGACTACAAGCGCGCTACCCTGAGGGTGTATGCACCCCTGGGCGCAGAGGTTACCCCCATACTCCGGCAGGCGAACCTGGTTGCCGATATAAGCGCGATTCCCAGGGAGATGATGCTGACCGACAGCATTGTGGTCACAATCAATGTCCAGAACCTCGGCAGGGGAGACGCCTACGACGTGAGCGTCGCCGCGCCGATACCGAACGACTTCGAACTCATCAGCATGACCAAGACGTGGAACCTTAAGGCCTTCCCGGCCTTCACGAATATGCCGGCCCTCATCTACGTCCTCAAACCCACGAAGGTCGGCGAGTTCGACATCGGAAAGGCGACCGTTACCTTCTACGACGACAAGAGCCTGGAAACCGGCAAGAAGAGGGTTATCCACTCAGCGCCGCTCACGGGCATTAAGGTTTACAACGTTCCCTCCATAGACGTCAGCGCTCAGGCATACAACGGCACCTGGAGTAACTACGTGACCGCCAAGGTCGGGGACAAGGTCAGCCTCAGGTTCACCCTCCGCGCCTCCGACGGCAACCCCGACTACGAGTTCGTCAAGAACGCCACCCTGCTCCTTGACCTCCCATCAAGCGTTGACGGTCAGGCGCTGGTTGACATCGGCACTATAAGGGCCGGTGAGACCAAGACCCTTCAGCTCGACCTCACGGTGCTCAAGGAGAATCTCACCAACATTAAAGCCACCCTTGTATACCTCGATCCGCTCGGTGGGGAGCACCGGCTTACCCTCGGCAGCCTCGTCACGATCAACAGCATTCCCCCGAGGATAATAACGGAAGAGGTCAAAGTGTGGCCGACGGCAGAGGAACTTCCCTCCTACGTCAACCAGACCCTCGCCAAGATGGACGACCCCAAACAGCTTGCGGAGGAGCTTGCGGGCATCTCCGCGGAATACCTCCCGCCGGAGAGCAACCCGTGGAAGCCCGCGGCGATAGTGTTCATCCTGCTGACCGTCATACTCGCAGGGGTGGCCTACAGGTACTGGGACGAAGCAGAGAAGCTCAAGGAGAAGCTTGAGCGGAGGAAACAGAGGCGCCCTGGAGGACTGCCGAAGAAAGAGGGCGAGGAAGAGGGAGAGAGCTCTGAGATAGCTGAGCTATGAACTTCTTGCCTTTTTTCTCCTTAACTTTATAAATCGGTTCTCGCAGTTTCTTCGGGATGGGACATGTTCAGGTACAAGCAGGTCATAGTCTCCCGGAAGGATCTGAAGCTCAGCAAGGGTAAGTTCGCCGTCCAGGTTGCCCACGGAGCGGTTACCGCTGCACTGAAGGCTCAGAAGGAAAAACCCGAATGGTTCAAGGCCTGGTTCCATGAGGGGCAGAAGAAGGTCGTCGTTAAGGCTGAAAACGAGAAGGAGCTTTTTGA belongs to Thermococcus camini and includes:
- a CDS encoding COG1361 family protein produces the protein MKKAVALILLGLMVFSLTPVVHLAKSATVPKSASITGVSLGLKDKAVLGPFEVQFVDVNPNWSKIYLQVDGPQGSLRYVVSQDGYLLYPSSANVYLNVSLVWIRYDTKSVLLEIKSPLQKILSNRNMVVGNTLTLPEGFPQIKIKLTSVSGDTASFKVTMPYGDTYTLTVDKGSAGTVRYKLDGTHSYSNYLTIEVTNTVSNGATINVYIPKIASTSFKIVKEGQDTNPPEQNPQETVLVYNGLIYVNEKLPVKVENTTYYVKLVSAIPDVAKVEILRGSQSLGTMLLEVGDVPKDVPKTPLRLSVQGVEPDYKRATLRVYAPLGAEVTPILRQANLVADISAIPREMMLTDSIVVTINVQNLGRGDAYDVSVAAPIPNDFELISMTKTWNLKAFPAFTNMPALIYVLKPTKVGEFDIGKATVTFYDDKSLETGKKRVIHSAPLTGIKVYNVPSIDVSAQAYNGTWSNYVTAKVGDKVSLRFTLRASDGNPDYEFVKNATLLLDLPSSVDGQALVDIGTIRAGETKTLQLDLTVLKENLTNIKATLVYLDPLGGEHRLTLGSLVTINSIPPRIITEEVKVWPTAEELPSYVNQTLAKMDDPKQLAEELAGISAEYLPPESNPWKPAAIVFILLTVILAGVAYRYWDEAEKLKEKLERRKQRRPGGLPKKEGEEEGESSEIAEL
- the pth2 gene encoding peptidyl-tRNA hydrolase Pth2; the encoded protein is MFRYKQVIVSRKDLKLSKGKFAVQVAHGAVTAALKAQKEKPEWFKAWFHEGQKKVVVKAENEKELFELKAHAEKLGIPTALIRDAGLTEIPPGTITVLAIGPAPEEIVDRVTGHLKLV